In a single window of the Serratia quinivorans genome:
- a CDS encoding Protein of avirulence locus involved in temperature-dependent protein secretion, whose amino-acid sequence MKSLTNMLQGGTVSAAIGAVENEIKARPADADLRAALVQLLCLAGNWQRANAQLKSWQALKPIAQPTTLLLMQSVNAELQRQAVFAGEAPPALLQQSQPWLQPMIQALRHDALGETEQAQALRDDALEAAPASAGLLTLAERPQPVAFDWLTDGDGRLGPVCELALNGTYYWLPFAEIAEIQFQAPQSAVDLVWSHALVRLNDGREQVCQLPARYPLNAGSDDALLLGKRTEWQALGEGPHYAGQGLKTWLSENDEFPLHSLRHLSFNASA is encoded by the coding sequence GTGAAATCATTAACAAACATGTTGCAAGGCGGCACGGTCAGCGCCGCTATCGGCGCAGTGGAAAATGAAATCAAAGCGCGACCGGCGGATGCCGATCTGCGTGCCGCGCTGGTGCAACTGCTGTGTCTGGCCGGCAACTGGCAGCGCGCCAATGCGCAGCTGAAATCCTGGCAGGCATTGAAGCCCATCGCCCAGCCCACCACATTGCTGTTAATGCAATCGGTCAACGCGGAACTGCAGCGTCAGGCGGTGTTCGCCGGCGAGGCCCCTCCCGCGCTGCTGCAACAAAGCCAGCCCTGGTTGCAACCCATGATCCAGGCGTTGCGCCACGATGCCCTGGGTGAAACCGAACAGGCGCAGGCATTGCGCGACGACGCGCTGGAAGCGGCACCGGCCAGTGCCGGGCTACTGACCCTGGCTGAACGGCCACAACCCGTGGCGTTTGATTGGCTGACCGACGGTGATGGTCGTCTTGGCCCGGTTTGCGAACTGGCATTGAACGGCACCTATTACTGGCTGCCGTTCGCCGAGATTGCGGAAATTCAGTTCCAGGCCCCACAAAGCGCCGTCGATCTGGTGTGGAGCCACGCACTGGTGCGACTGAACGACGGTCGCGAGCAGGTCTGCCAGTTGCCTGCCCGCTATCCCCTGAACGCAGGCAGTGACGATGCGCTGTTGCTCGGCAAACGCACCGAATGGCAAGCGCTGGGCGAAGGGCCGCACTACGCCGGTCAGGGTCTGAAAACCTGGCTGAGCGAGAACGATGAGTTCCCGCTACACAGCCTGCGCCACCTGAGTTTTAACGCGAGCGCCTGA
- a CDS encoding type VI secretion system lysozyme-like protein: MNSKRPTQHDDGDLRRQGYRSRQDSERLTSRDKMQPVLLDMLTDDEPQKKKEAQVRNLVSHSELRRRVLRDLQWLFNCVNSESSLDLGDFPQVRRSTLNYGIASLAGKRMSDIEWQDIQLALTESILNFEPRILPEGLQVRCISDTGSLELHNVLSIEIKGRLWCVPYPLEFLFRTDVDLENGHFDLKDIG, from the coding sequence ATGAACAGCAAGCGGCCAACCCAACATGATGATGGTGACCTGCGCCGTCAGGGCTATCGCTCCCGCCAGGACAGCGAACGCCTGACCTCGCGCGACAAAATGCAGCCGGTGCTGCTCGACATGCTGACCGACGACGAACCGCAGAAAAAAAAGGAAGCTCAGGTGCGCAACCTGGTCTCGCACAGCGAACTGCGCCGCCGGGTGCTGCGCGACCTGCAGTGGCTGTTTAACTGCGTGAACAGCGAGTCTAGCCTCGATTTGGGCGATTTTCCGCAGGTACGGCGTTCAACCCTGAACTACGGCATCGCCTCGCTGGCCGGCAAACGCATGTCAGACATCGAATGGCAGGATATCCAGTTGGCGCTGACCGAATCCATCCTCAATTTCGAACCGCGCATCCTGCCCGAAGGGCTGCAGGTGCGCTGCATTTCGGACACCGGCTCGCTGGAGCTGCACAACGTATTGTCGATTGAAATCAAGGGGCGCCTGTGGTGTGTGCCCTATCCGCTGGAGTTTCTGTTCCGTACCGACGTGGACCTGGAGAACGGCCACTTCGATCTGAAAGACATAGGGTAA
- the hcp1_2 gene encoding Hemolysin-coregulated protein (uncharacterized), with translation MAIDMFLKVEGASGESKDSNHKGWTDITSFSWGASQPGNMSVGGGGGAGKVCFNDLHVNALVDKSTPALLKHCSSGKHLTKIELSVCKAGGSQVEYVKITLDDVLVTAVQYTGAGGEDTVGVTYSFQASKVKQQYWEQSDKGGKGAESSAGWNIKENREA, from the coding sequence ATGGCTATTGATATGTTCCTGAAAGTTGAAGGTGCCAGCGGTGAATCTAAAGATTCAAATCACAAAGGCTGGACCGACATTACTTCTTTCTCCTGGGGCGCTTCTCAACCAGGCAACATGAGCGTGGGTGGTGGTGGCGGTGCCGGTAAGGTTTGCTTTAACGATCTGCATGTCAATGCGCTGGTCGACAAATCAACCCCGGCGCTGCTGAAGCACTGCTCCAGCGGTAAACACCTGACCAAGATTGAACTGTCAGTCTGTAAAGCCGGTGGCAGCCAGGTTGAATACGTCAAAATCACTCTGGACGACGTGCTGGTCACTGCCGTGCAGTACACCGGTGCCGGCGGTGAAGACACCGTGGGCGTAACCTACTCCTTCCAGGCTTCAAAAGTGAAACAGCAGTACTGGGAGCAGAGTGATAAAGGTGGTAAAGGCGCAGAAAGCAGCGCAGGTTGGAATATCAAGGAAAACCGCGAAGCTTAA
- a CDS encoding Uncharacterized conserved protein, contains FHA domain, with protein MRFSIVKNKSGQVPPQSSCDFLPPGGTIGRSVDNNLVLPDEERAISRLQAIVHISADGECRVTNRGNVTRVLLNDIPLERGRQVELQDGDILGIDDYQIQVSSLQQAAAPQAQPAIKTADTAPVTTPAAKEKAAAPIPNEIWDSLVEEFTPAAAVTAPPAPVINQDRHPLLETPEPEMNPADPLAQLAGDVELRQLQSQQTDPAMLFNTDTTFERDPILADTTPSALLAEQRPTTSQAAPIKPAEAEKNAQELDPLALFGGSSAPTSPDALNSNDPLGLLMGRAVPLTQPEPPAAVPPPAPPLQQPVMAAPVEAPQPKAAPQPVAQPQPMPQPEPQFSPSTPPPSPQPRPRPANRLGIDPIAYQTARAQNGSAPAGERLEGPLLAALLQGVGLDDLQPQPHFDEQQLRQAGRLLSLFSQGTVALLSSRSILKRGVKAEMTMILDEANNPFKLLPSGKTVLMQMFGSKMPGFMPPEQAVRDALIDLQAHQLGMIAGIRAIIAAMLQSFNPDRLEEEARKEGAAPRLSLPASRKAALWDYFVKSYQQTSGEIEDDFHTLFGEAFLHAYDVEVNQYKDSQTQPDA; from the coding sequence ATGCGATTTTCTATTGTCAAAAATAAAAGTGGCCAGGTTCCGCCACAGAGCAGCTGCGACTTTCTGCCGCCCGGCGGCACCATTGGCCGTAGCGTGGACAACAACCTGGTATTGCCGGACGAAGAGCGTGCCATCTCCCGGTTGCAGGCGATCGTACATATTTCTGCTGATGGCGAATGCCGCGTAACCAACCGTGGCAACGTCACCCGCGTGTTGCTGAACGATATTCCCCTGGAGCGCGGCCGTCAGGTGGAGCTGCAGGATGGTGATATTCTCGGCATCGACGATTACCAGATCCAGGTCAGCTCCTTACAGCAAGCGGCTGCACCGCAGGCTCAGCCGGCAATTAAAACCGCCGACACCGCGCCAGTCACTACGCCGGCTGCCAAAGAGAAAGCGGCAGCCCCCATCCCGAATGAGATCTGGGACAGCCTGGTAGAAGAGTTCACGCCAGCCGCGGCGGTGACTGCGCCCCCGGCACCGGTCATTAATCAGGACCGCCATCCGCTGCTGGAAACGCCGGAGCCTGAGATGAACCCGGCCGATCCGCTGGCGCAGTTGGCGGGCGACGTCGAACTACGTCAACTGCAGTCGCAGCAAACCGATCCGGCAATGTTGTTCAACACCGACACCACCTTCGAACGCGATCCTATTTTGGCCGATACCACCCCAAGTGCGCTGTTGGCCGAACAACGCCCGACCACCAGCCAGGCTGCGCCGATCAAACCCGCTGAGGCGGAAAAAAATGCCCAGGAGCTCGATCCGCTGGCGCTGTTTGGCGGTTCTTCTGCCCCCACGTCGCCGGACGCGTTGAACAGCAACGATCCGCTCGGCCTGCTGATGGGCAGAGCTGTCCCCCTGACACAGCCAGAGCCTCCGGCTGCGGTGCCACCACCGGCGCCCCCATTACAGCAACCGGTGATGGCCGCCCCGGTGGAAGCACCGCAACCCAAAGCCGCGCCGCAGCCGGTCGCTCAACCGCAGCCCATGCCGCAACCTGAGCCACAGTTTTCGCCTTCAACCCCACCGCCTTCACCGCAACCGCGTCCACGCCCGGCCAACCGCCTGGGTATCGATCCGATTGCCTATCAGACTGCGCGTGCCCAAAACGGTAGCGCACCTGCGGGGGAGCGGTTGGAAGGCCCACTGTTGGCCGCATTACTACAGGGGGTGGGTCTGGATGACCTGCAGCCACAGCCGCACTTTGATGAGCAGCAACTCCGCCAGGCCGGTCGGCTGCTGAGCCTGTTTTCACAGGGTACCGTCGCCCTGCTCTCTTCCCGCTCAATCCTTAAGCGCGGTGTGAAGGCCGAGATGACCATGATCCTCGACGAGGCCAATAACCCGTTCAAACTGCTGCCCTCGGGCAAAACGGTATTGATGCAGATGTTCGGCAGCAAAATGCCGGGGTTTATGCCGCCGGAACAGGCGGTACGCGACGCACTGATCGACCTGCAGGCACACCAGTTAGGCATGATCGCCGGTATTCGCGCCATCATCGCCGCCATGCTGCAGTCGTTCAATCCGGATCGCCTCGAAGAGGAGGCGCGCAAGGAAGGCGCGGCACCTCGTCTGTCCCTGCCGGCCAGCCGCAAGGCGGCGCTGTGGGATTACTTCGTGAAAAGCTATCAGCAGACCTCCGGCGAAATCGAAGACGACTTTCACACCCTGTTCGGCGAAGCCTTCCTGCACGCCTATGACGTTGAAGTGAATCAATATAAAGACTCACAGACCCAACCGGACGCGTAA
- the motB_1 gene encoding Chemotaxis protein MotB, translating to MTQENNMTPAGNPLVEAANPLLNAISQIRQSATHANPAQLRQQLIDKVRHFELQGQRANLPYEVIIGARYCLCTALDEAAALTPWGSSSVWSGSGLLVTFHNETWGGEKFFQLLAKLSQSPREHIQLLELINFCLLLGFEGRYRVMENGRSQLETMKQRLLQLIRSVRGGYAPPLSPNALDLPVQQKLWRPLVPLWACVALTGFLASLLFIGLNWRLGDSTSPVLAAIYQTNLPQVAISNPAPAAPPTLSLKSFLRKEIAEGLVVVRDEAQQSVVILKGDGLFDSAATTVRGNYIPVIDRIAAAMNGVSGKILVTGYSDNLPIRSARFASNWELSLARADAVSAQLQKHLDNPQRVKAEGRGESNPVAPNNSKVNRALNRRVEITLLVAPENTQAEINGLPQGNGK from the coding sequence ATGACTCAGGAAAATAACATGACGCCGGCAGGCAACCCGTTGGTAGAAGCCGCGAACCCTTTGCTGAACGCCATTTCGCAAATCCGCCAATCGGCCACCCACGCCAATCCGGCGCAGTTGCGCCAGCAACTGATCGATAAAGTTCGCCACTTCGAACTCCAGGGTCAGCGCGCCAACCTGCCGTATGAAGTGATTATCGGCGCACGTTATTGCCTGTGTACCGCGCTGGACGAAGCCGCCGCGCTAACGCCCTGGGGCAGCAGCAGCGTCTGGTCCGGCAGCGGACTGTTGGTCACTTTCCACAACGAAACCTGGGGCGGAGAGAAGTTCTTCCAACTGCTGGCCAAGCTGTCGCAAAGCCCACGCGAACACATCCAACTGCTGGAACTGATTAACTTCTGCCTGCTGCTGGGGTTCGAAGGCCGCTATCGAGTGATGGAGAACGGCCGCTCGCAATTGGAAACCATGAAGCAACGCCTGCTGCAACTGATCCGCTCGGTACGCGGCGGTTACGCCCCGCCCCTGTCCCCCAACGCACTGGATCTGCCGGTACAGCAAAAATTGTGGCGCCCTCTGGTGCCATTATGGGCCTGCGTAGCACTGACCGGTTTTCTGGCGTCGTTGCTGTTTATCGGCCTCAACTGGCGGCTGGGCGACAGCACCAGTCCGGTGCTGGCAGCTATTTATCAGACCAACCTGCCACAGGTTGCCATCAGCAATCCGGCACCGGCGGCACCACCGACGCTGAGCCTGAAAAGCTTCCTGCGCAAAGAAATTGCCGAAGGTCTGGTGGTGGTGCGTGACGAAGCTCAGCAGAGCGTGGTGATCCTGAAAGGGGATGGCCTGTTCGACTCCGCCGCAACGACGGTGCGCGGCAACTATATCCCGGTCATTGACCGCATTGCCGCGGCGATGAACGGCGTCAGCGGCAAGATCCTGGTCACCGGCTACAGCGATAATCTGCCGATCCGCAGCGCACGCTTCGCTTCCAACTGGGAGTTGTCGCTGGCACGCGCCGACGCGGTCAGCGCCCAACTGCAGAAACACCTCGACAACCCGCAACGGGTGAAGGCGGAAGGCCGCGGTGAAAGCAACCCGGTCGCACCGAACAATAGCAAAGTGAACCGCGCGCTGAATCGCCGGGTAGAAATTACGCTGTTGGTTGCGCCAGAAAATACCCAGGCGGAAATCAACGGCTTGCCGCAAGGAAACGGAAAGTAA
- the stp_3 gene encoding Serine/threonine phosphatase stp produces MNITIASTSNQGGRASNQDQTGEVVGNRAACFVVCDGIAGFPGGDVAAKLAHDTILQNFDGEKHLNAQSIRQHIASANAAIHQQQRQSDEYGKMGTTLVSLFIDRDYQLAYWAHAGDSRLYLFRRGYLHSVTTDHSLIQQMQDAGYQTSGINSNLLYFALGLNEERDASYSDVLQLEDGDVFLLCTDGFWHSFSQSELEQSLHMVNSPSEWIALMEQAWKKNNNSDNYSAIAVWIGSPQETTLLHSLADAERFLSRD; encoded by the coding sequence ATGAATATCACTATAGCCTCTACCTCCAATCAGGGCGGCCGCGCCTCTAATCAGGATCAGACCGGTGAAGTGGTCGGTAACCGCGCCGCCTGTTTCGTGGTCTGTGACGGCATCGCCGGTTTTCCCGGTGGGGACGTTGCCGCCAAACTGGCACACGACACCATCCTGCAAAACTTCGACGGTGAAAAACATCTCAATGCCCAGAGCATTCGCCAACACATTGCCAGTGCCAATGCCGCCATCCACCAGCAGCAACGGCAGTCGGACGAATACGGCAAGATGGGCACCACGCTGGTCAGCCTGTTTATCGATCGCGATTACCAACTGGCTTACTGGGCGCACGCCGGTGACAGCCGTTTGTACCTGTTCCGTCGCGGCTATCTGCATTCGGTGACCACCGACCACAGCCTGATCCAGCAAATGCAGGACGCCGGCTACCAAACCAGCGGCATCAACAGCAACCTGCTGTATTTCGCCCTGGGCCTGAATGAAGAACGCGACGCCAGTTACAGCGACGTGTTGCAACTGGAAGACGGCGACGTTTTCCTGCTGTGTACCGACGGTTTTTGGCACAGCTTTAGCCAGTCTGAACTGGAACAATCGCTACATATGGTCAACTCCCCCAGCGAGTGGATTGCCCTGATGGAGCAGGCATGGAAGAAAAATAATAACAGCGATAACTACAGCGCTATCGCCGTCTGGATTGGCTCACCGCAGGAAACCACCCTGCTGCATTCTCTGGCGGATGCGGAGCGGTTTCTGTCCCGCGACTGA